CCGGTCAAGCGGTTCAGAATATGAACCTCATGTTTGGTCTCGATGAAAGAACCGGTCTTCTCCAAACGCCGATCTATCCTTAATCTCCGGGATCAGTGATGGAAAGTGGCAAAAGGGAAGAGGAGGAATGAGAAGGAAGAAAGGGTGAGAAGAGAGGGACCGGGGAAGTTAGAAAACGAGAAATGAAATTCATGTGAAAACGAATGGGAAGTACATGGACGAAATCAAGATATACAAGAAAATGAATGAAAAACAAAGAGAATAAGGGAAAAAAGAAAAGAAATGAAGAAAAAGATAAGCGAGAAAGAAGGAGCGGGCGATGATCGAGAAAAATATCATGCTGGAGAAAGAAGGCGGAGTAAAAGTTTTCGAAGGGGGAATTACCTCTCCTCAAGGTTTTCACGCAGGGGGGATCCATATCGGACTGAAGAAAAAACGACTTGATTTAGGCTGGATCTACTCAGAGATTCCTGCCAATTCAGCCGCCGTATATACGGTGAACCTTTTTCAAGCAGCCCCCCTTCTGGTGACCAAAGAAAGCATAGGAAAGGAAGGCTGTCTGCAAGCGGTCCTGGTTAATTCGGGAAATGCAAATGCTTGTACCGGGGAAGAGGGATTACGGGATGCCTATGAAATGAGAGATTCTTTTGCGGAGTTTTTGCATCTTCCTCCCCATCGGGTTGCCGTCTCTTCTACGGGAGTGATTGGTGAGCCTTTGCCGATGGAGAAAATAAGAAACGGAATTAGGCAAATATCAAGGATCATTAAAGAAGGAGACGCAACAGATTTTGAACAGGCCATATTGACGACCGACACGACGCGGAAAAGGTTTAGCGTGGAAGTAGCCATTGATGGAAAAAAGGTTGTGATCGGCGGGGCTGCGAAAGGTTCAGGGATGATTCATCCGAATATGGCGACGATGCTCGCCTTTCTTACCACCGATGCTGCCGTGGAACAGCAGGCTCTTCAACTGGCCCTTCGCCAAGTAACCGATGAAACGTTTAACATGATTACCGTAGATGGCGATATGAGCACAAATGACATGGTCCTGATCATGGCCAACGGATTGGCGGCTAACCGGCCTTTGCACCCGGAACATCCTGAATGGAGCCTTTTTCTTGCTGCGCTTAAGGAGGTCGCGAAGAATCTGGCAAAACAGATTGCCAGGGATGGGGAAGGTGCGACGAAGCTTATCGAGGTGCATGTTACGGGAGCCTCGGATGAAGAGACGGCAAAAGCGGTAGGAAAAGCGATTGTGGGATCAAGCCTTGTTAAAACGGCAGTCTACGGTGCCGATGCCAATTGGGGGAGAATCATTGCAGCGATCGGATATAGCCGAAGCCCCATTGATCCGAACCTGGTTAGCATCCGTCTCGGTTCTCTTACCCTCTTCCAAAATGGGAAAAAGGCAGTATACTCGGAAGAAGAAGCCACCGAGGAGTTGAAGAAAGAGACGGTGCGAATAGAGGTCCTTTTAGGCGGTGGAAAGGGAGAGGCGACAGCCTGGGGCTGTGATTTAACCTACGATTATGTACGCATTAATGCCTCGTATAGGACTTAATCGATTGTTTCATATGAACGCATGTGATAAGAGAAAGGATCGAAGCGGACTTTAGCGTAAAAGGTCCGGAGAAAAAGAGAAGAACCCATAAGCAACGGAAATGGATAGGGGGGGAAGATGTGAAAAGCATCGTGATAAAGCTGGGGGGGAGCATATTGAATGAGATCCCGGATGCTTTTTACGAGCAAATCGTCTTATTTTTTAAAGAAGGAAAAATTAAGCCGATTCTCATTCACGGTGGAGGACCTGCCATCACCGACGTCCTAAATCGCTTTGACGTTCCTACCCGATTCGTTCAGGGAATTCGGTACACCGATGAGGAAACCGTGGAGATCGTTGAGATGGTATTAAGTGGAGCGATGAACAAGAAGCTGGTTCGAAAGATCATCCAAGCAGGCGGGAAGGCGATGGGGCTAAGCGGCGTCGACGGAGGCCTTTTTCTTGCAGAACAGGTGGATGACAAGGAAAGGCTGGGCTTGGTTGGAAAGATTGTCGAGGTAAAGAGGGAGTGGCTTGACCTGCTTCTGGATCAAGGGGTAATCCCGGTCATTTCTCCCCTCTCCCTAGATGCATCATCCAGGCTTCTTAATGTGAATGCGGATCAAGCGGCTGCGAAAGTTGCGGAAATCTATGGGGGCAGACTTATTTACGTAAGCGATATTCCAGGCATCCTGGTTCAGAAAGGGGAGGATCGTCAAATCCTCCATGAAGCGACCGCCGCCGAAATCCTCCGTTATATCTCGGAAGGAGAAATCACAGGGGGGATGATCCCCAAAGTAGAAACGGCCTTGGCAGCCCTCTCTCAGGGTGCTTCAGAGGCGATCATTATTGATGGGCATGATCCTCAGGCACTGGGGGCATCCCTATTGGGAGAAAAGGTTGGAACGAGAATACGTTGGGAGGAGAAGAGTCATGCATCCGCCACTCATGGAGACCTATAAACGCTACCCCATAAAAATCGTCAAAGGAAAGGGAAGTTGGGTATGGGACGAAAAGGGGAAAAAGTATCTTGATTTTACTTCCGGCATCGCCGTTTTGAACCTAGGGCATGTTCCCCAGGAAGTGAAGGAAATGTTGCAACAACAATTGGATGCGGTTTGGCATACCTCCAACCTCTTTCACATCCCCTCCCAAGAAGAACTGGCAAAAAAACTTACGGAAGTTAGCGTTGCAGATCAAGTCTTTTTCTGCAATAGCGGAACCGAGGCAAATGAAGGAGCGATTAAACTGGCTAGACTATACGCCCATAAAATCCTCGGGAAAAAGGGAAGTGAAATCATCACCTTTACCCATTCCTTTCACGGGCGAACCTTGGGATCTCTTTCCGCCACTGCCCAAGAACATCTGCAAAAGGGGTTTGAACCGCTCCTAGAGGGATTTCGTTATCTCCCCTACAATGATATGGAGGCGTTAAACGAGCTGGTCGGGGAGAATACCATTGCGGTCATGTTGGAATTCATCCAGGGAGAAGGTGGAGTGATTCCTGCAGAAGAAGAATGGCTGAAGA
The DNA window shown above is from Thermicanus aegyptius DSM 12793 and carries:
- the argJ gene encoding bifunctional glutamate N-acetyltransferase/amino-acid acetyltransferase ArgJ, producing MLEKEGGVKVFEGGITSPQGFHAGGIHIGLKKKRLDLGWIYSEIPANSAAVYTVNLFQAAPLLVTKESIGKEGCLQAVLVNSGNANACTGEEGLRDAYEMRDSFAEFLHLPPHRVAVSSTGVIGEPLPMEKIRNGIRQISRIIKEGDATDFEQAILTTDTTRKRFSVEVAIDGKKVVIGGAAKGSGMIHPNMATMLAFLTTDAAVEQQALQLALRQVTDETFNMITVDGDMSTNDMVLIMANGLAANRPLHPEHPEWSLFLAALKEVAKNLAKQIARDGEGATKLIEVHVTGASDEETAKAVGKAIVGSSLVKTAVYGADANWGRIIAAIGYSRSPIDPNLVSIRLGSLTLFQNGKKAVYSEEEATEELKKETVRIEVLLGGGKGEATAWGCDLTYDYVRINASYRT
- the argB gene encoding acetylglutamate kinase — encoded protein: MKSIVIKLGGSILNEIPDAFYEQIVLFFKEGKIKPILIHGGGPAITDVLNRFDVPTRFVQGIRYTDEETVEIVEMVLSGAMNKKLVRKIIQAGGKAMGLSGVDGGLFLAEQVDDKERLGLVGKIVEVKREWLDLLLDQGVIPVISPLSLDASSRLLNVNADQAAAKVAEIYGGRLIYVSDIPGILVQKGEDRQILHEATAAEILRYISEGEITGGMIPKVETALAALSQGASEAIIIDGHDPQALGASLLGEKVGTRIRWEEKSHASATHGDL
- a CDS encoding acetylornithine transaminase; the encoded protein is MHPPLMETYKRYPIKIVKGKGSWVWDEKGKKYLDFTSGIAVLNLGHVPQEVKEMLQQQLDAVWHTSNLFHIPSQEELAKKLTEVSVADQVFFCNSGTEANEGAIKLARLYAHKILGKKGSEIITFTHSFHGRTLGSLSATAQEHLQKGFEPLLEGFRYLPYNDMEALNELVGENTIAVMLEFIQGEGGVIPAEEEWLKKLYTIVKENGLLLIADEVQTGMGRTGSLFAYEEYHIEPDIITLAKGLGSGFPIGAILAKKEVAAAFTPGTHGSTFGGNPLSTTAGLATLKVLTREGFLDEVKRKSQMLKEGLLQLEKKFSFLTVRGKGFLLGIQPKGDVGTFITMARERGVLLLTAGSGVIRILPPLTVTEEEIKEFLQVMEEIFAAYALTTQGV